One window of Triticum dicoccoides isolate Atlit2015 ecotype Zavitan chromosome 5A, WEW_v2.0, whole genome shotgun sequence genomic DNA carries:
- the LOC119297632 gene encoding U-box domain-containing protein 33-like — MDEEEVHIAIGKNFRKEKANILWAAANFPRATIVLVHVHWPSKWMPFMGGKLLYKFADEKEKEMHRGRETEAMVKMLSQYKSLCDDTREVRAHYLTHDDILTGVVNLVKKLKIKRIVIGSRNMSKKAVLRKCSQVWVVINGKYLSTSNDHLEHTGGTGYGGSSEFLPSMHELSDESDGYATPSSDFYVSFQEDDVMDEDGVIPMDGDEQLEKYDVQEAEQDIEEINASEEVGKISGDGIRSSRNMSEESEKLMEEMEKLQRRLKELQDEGHNHEESILSPRRKNVLLMEKTLPKQRYPELQIPEHIVQYSMSRIGKATNNFYSRNLIGEGGYGLVYKGKLGGVPVAIKLLRPHGKPHGRQGFPEYQQEVVVLSRVKHPHIVKLIGVCPESCGLVYEYLPNGTLMDGLSKGLPWKDRIRILAEQRSALAHLHSSRPNAIIHADLKLTNILLDAGNVSRLGDFGTARVVQMKPLEEDTICRRTNPMGTMGYMDPVFFTTGELTAESDVYAFGVVILQVLTGLLDLNIVEQVQEAMKMDAAHGLLDASAGTWPEVQAERLMRLALRCCNLERNRRPAATSDAEWRSLDILRTMATASKSRKWSHAN; from the exons ATGGATGAAGAAGAGGTTCATATCGCGATCGGGAAGAACTTCAGAAAGGAGAAAGCTAACATACTATGGGCTGCTGCAAATTTCCCAAGGGCTACCATAGTTCTTGTCCACGTTCATTGGCCATCCAAGTGGATGCCCTTCA TGGGTGGAAAGCTGCTATACAAGTTTGCAGACGAAAAGGAGAAGGAGATGCATAGAGGTAGAGAAACGGAAGCAATGGTCAAGATGCTATCACAATATAAAAgcctatgtgatgatacaagagaG GTTAGGGCACATTACCTTACACATGATGACATTCTTACTGGTGTTGTAAACCTGGTAAAGAAGCTCAAAATCAAGAGAATTGTCATCGGGTCAAG GAACATGTCAAAGAAAGCGGTTCTTCGTAAATGCTCTCAGGTTTGGGTGGTGATTAATGGCAAATATCTGTCCACTAG CAATGATCATCTGGAGCATACTGGAGGCACTGGATATGGAGGGAGCTCTGAGTTTTTGCCATCTATGCATGAGCTGAGCGACGAATCTGATGGCTATGCAACACCATCAAGTGATTTT TATGTATCATTTCAGGAAGACGATGTCATGGACGAGGATGGGGTGATTCCAATGGATGGTGATGAACAATTGGAAAAG TATGATGTGCAGGAAGCTGAACAAGACATTGAGGAAATAAATGCTTCTGAGGAAGTGGGCAAAATTTCTGGTGATGGCATACGGAGTTCCAGAAATATGAGTGAAGAGTCTGAAAAATTGATG GAGGAAATGGAAAAACTACAAAGGAGATTGAAAGAGCTGCAAGACGAGGGGCATAATCATGAAGAAAGCATCTTGTCGCCAAGAAGAAAGAATGTATTGTTGATGGAGAAAACGTTACCAAAACAAAGATACCCAGAGCTGCAAATCCCAGAACATATTGTGCAGTACTCCATGTCGCGTATTGGGAAAGCGACCAATAACTTCTACTCAAGAAACCTCATAGGGGAAGGAGGCTATGGCCTAGTGTACAAAGGAAAACTAGGTGGCGTGCCAGTGGCTATCAAGCTGTTGAGACCCCATGGTAAACCCCATGGTAGACAAGGTTTTCCAGAGTATCAGCAGGAG GTCGTTGTGCTGAGCAGAGTCAAGCACCCACACATCGTGAAGCTGATCGGCGTGTGCCCGGAATCATGCGGCCTCGTCTACGAGTACCTCCCCAACGGCACACTCATGGATGGGCTCTCCAAGGGGCTTCCATGGAAGGACCGTATCAGGATCCTCGCCGAACAGCGTTCCGCGCTGGCGCACCTACACTCCAGCCGGCCCAACGCCATCATCCATGCGGACCTGAAGTTGACGAACATCCTCCTCGACGCCGGGAACGTGAGCCGGCTAGGAGACTTCGGGACGGCGCGCGTCGTGCAGATGAAGCCGCTGGAGGAGGACACCATCTGCCGGCGGACGAACCCGATGGGCACGATGGGGTACATGGACCCCGTCTTCTTCACGACAGGCGAGCTCACCGCGGAGTCGGACGTCTACGCGTTCGGCGTGGTGATCCTGCAGGTCCTCACAGGGCTGCTCGACCTCAACATCGTCGAGCAGGTGCAGGAAGCGATGAAGATGGACGCCGCACACGGCCTGCTGGACGCGTCTGCCGGCACCTGGCCAGAGGTGCAGGCGGAGCGGCTCATGCGGCTGGCGCTGAGGTGCTGCAACCTGGAGCGGAACCGGCGGCCAGCTGCCACCTCCGACGCCGAGTGGCGATCGCTGGACATCCTGCGGACCATGGCAACTGCAAGTAAATCCCGGAAATGGAGTCATGCAAACTGA